A region from the Hippoglossus hippoglossus isolate fHipHip1 chromosome 18, fHipHip1.pri, whole genome shotgun sequence genome encodes:
- the tmem256 gene encoding transmembrane protein 256, whose product MTASAIVRRLAAVSGASAVAAGAYGAHGFKNADPDDYQRVLFETANKYHFYHSLALLGAAHCGKPAVAGTLLIAGMGMFCGSLYHQAMTGDPGMRKVAPIGGMAMIVGWLAIIL is encoded by the exons ATGACCGCTTCTGCTATCGTCCGAAGACTGGCGGCCGTGTCGGGGGCCTCTGCGGTGGCAGCCGGGGCGTACGGGGCTCACG GTTTCAAAAATGCTGATCCCGATGATTACCAGAGAGTG ctctttgAAACAGCCAACAAGTACCATTTCTACCACAGCCTGGCCCTGTTGGGTGCTGCCCACTGTGGTAAACCTGCTGTG GCTGGGACTCTCCTTATAGCCGGCATGGGGATGTTCTGTGGCTCCCTGTACCACCAGGCTATGACGGGGGACCCTGGTATGCGCAAGGTGGCTCCCATTGGGGGCATGGCTATGATCGTTGGCTGGCTGGCAATAATTCTCTGA